The proteins below are encoded in one region of Aequorivita iocasae:
- the infC gene encoding translation initiation factor IF-3, translating into MKEDQHRINGKIRAEEVRLVGDNVEIGVYPLKKAREIAEEQELDLVEISPNANPPVCKVIDYKKFVYEQKKREKALKAKATKVTIKEIRFGPNTDDHDYEFKKKHGEKFLQEGSKLKAYVFFKGRSIIYKDQGEILLLRLARDLEEFGKVEQMPKLEGKRMIMFIAPKKK; encoded by the coding sequence ATTAAAGAAGATCAACACAGAATCAACGGAAAGATTCGTGCGGAAGAAGTACGCCTTGTAGGTGATAATGTTGAAATAGGAGTTTATCCTTTAAAAAAAGCGCGCGAAATTGCTGAAGAGCAAGAGCTCGATCTCGTGGAAATTTCACCAAACGCCAACCCGCCAGTTTGCAAAGTAATAGACTATAAAAAGTTTGTTTACGAGCAGAAAAAACGTGAAAAGGCGCTAAAGGCCAAAGCGACCAAGGTTACCATTAAGGAAATCAGGTTTGGGCCAAATACCGATGATCACGATTACGAGTTCAAAAAGAAACATGGCGAAAAGTTTTTGCAGGAAGGTTCAAAATTGAAAGCATACGTTTTCTTTAAAGGGCGTTCCATCATTTACAAAGACCAAGGTGAAATTTTGCTTTTGCGTCTTGCGCGCGATCTTGAGGAATTCGGTAAAGTAGAGCAAATGCCAAAACTGGAAGGCAAGCGCATGATCATGTTCATTGCCCCGAAAAAGAAATAA
- a CDS encoding DUF4249 domain-containing protein, whose product MKKLFLLVIFFGIFASCEDVIDVELNTAPPRLVIEANCNKNSNEDQVQARVRLTTTKPFFGNENTIIEDAEVKIITEEGFIVNLEYFNNGIYMAPFPVEPGKDYRLEVIYKDETYSATEQLYNVSPLEFVEQRNDGGFTGEDIELKAFFTDPAGEQNFYYFEGLSERGDVLDVYKDEFFDGNTIFGYYLVEDLAAGDEVQFNIYGVSEAYYNFMFILLQQTSDGGGGPFETQPATVRGNIVNETNPDNFPLGYFRISEVSTLNYTVQ is encoded by the coding sequence ATGAAGAAGTTATTTTTATTGGTGATTTTCTTCGGAATTTTTGCTTCCTGTGAAGATGTAATTGATGTAGAGCTGAATACAGCTCCACCTAGATTAGTAATTGAAGCTAATTGTAACAAAAATAGTAACGAAGATCAAGTTCAAGCGAGAGTGAGGTTGACAACAACTAAACCATTTTTCGGAAACGAAAATACTATTATCGAAGATGCTGAAGTAAAGATTATTACAGAAGAAGGATTTATTGTAAATCTTGAATATTTTAACAATGGTATTTATATGGCACCTTTCCCCGTAGAGCCTGGAAAAGATTATAGATTAGAAGTTATTTACAAAGATGAGACCTACAGCGCAACTGAGCAGTTATATAATGTTTCTCCTTTAGAATTTGTGGAACAGCGCAATGATGGCGGCTTTACAGGTGAAGATATTGAACTAAAAGCATTTTTCACCGATCCTGCAGGCGAACAAAACTTTTATTATTTTGAAGGACTCTCAGAAAGAGGTGACGTTTTAGACGTTTATAAAGATGAGTTTTTTGATGGAAATACCATTTTTGGTTACTATTTGGTGGAAGATCTTGCTGCTGGAGACGAGGTACAATTCAATATATACGGTGTAAGTGAAGCCTATTACAACTTTATGTTTATCCTTTTACAGCAAACCAGTGATGGTGGCGGTGGACCTTTTGAAACGCAGCCTGCAACCGTCCGAGGAAATATTGTAAATGAAACAAATCCTGATAATTTTCCATTGGGCTATTTTAGGATTTCAGAAGTTTCTACACTTAATTATACTGTTCAATAA
- a CDS encoding TonB-dependent receptor: MKKILTFLLFLGSFIAFGQEKYTISGTISEADTGETLIGVNVIIPSLQTGTVTNQYGYYSITLPKGDYEIVYSSIGFATQKLEISLFENTKKDLALATDTESLDEVIIEANGEKLNIRSSQMSANTLSTNTIKKIPVVLGEVDVIKAITLLPGVTSAGEGASGFNVRGGAADQNLILLDEATLYNSSHLFGFFSVFNPDAIKDLTLYKGGIPARYGGRISSVLDIYQKDGNKREYHASGGIGLVASRLLLEGPIKKDEASFLIGGRSSYAHLFLPLFDNDNVAYFYDLNAKLSYNLNDNNRLYLSGYFGRDVFEISDSFANSFGNTTLNLRWNHLFSDKLFSNLSLIYSDYYYGLELKFVEFDFDSGIRNFNLKYDFTHYISNNVDLRYGINSIYYKFNPGDVTPTTEDSGINPFKLTDKYAWENAAYVDAEIDLSDKISVQAGLRLSTFNRLGQDELFLYENDNPIIYNPDLDIYQKAKPIDTVSFSRSETIKSFANLEPRFAISYLLNDDSSIKASYNRMTQYIHLISNTTSPTPFDIYAPSGKYIEPQLADQVALGYFRNFKNYSLEVETFYKKVKNRLDYVDDADLIANNAVEQILLNGEARAYGLEMLFKKNPGKLQGWLAYTLSKSEQRTPGRNPAESGINNGDWYNSPWDKTHDISVTGQYQLTTKWSFGANFIFQTGIPTTYPEGQYEYNGVVVPVYEARNNSRLPAFHRMDLSATWTPKPESTKRWKGEWVFSIYNVYNRKNAASVSFRENTDTGKNEAVRLSIFGIIPSVTYNFKF, translated from the coding sequence TTGAAAAAAATACTAACTTTTCTACTTTTTCTCGGAAGCTTTATAGCCTTCGGTCAGGAAAAATATACTATCAGCGGCACAATTTCTGAAGCGGATACAGGCGAAACTTTGATTGGTGTAAATGTTATTATCCCTTCGCTTCAAACAGGTACGGTAACCAACCAGTACGGTTATTATTCCATTACACTTCCAAAAGGCGATTATGAAATTGTTTACAGCAGCATTGGTTTTGCAACCCAAAAACTTGAAATCTCCCTTTTTGAAAATACAAAAAAGGATTTGGCCCTAGCCACCGATACCGAAAGTTTGGATGAGGTAATCATTGAAGCCAATGGCGAAAAACTCAATATTCGCAGTTCACAGATGAGCGCAAACACACTTTCTACAAATACTATTAAAAAAATCCCTGTGGTTTTGGGCGAAGTGGATGTTATCAAAGCAATAACACTACTTCCCGGAGTTACCAGTGCGGGTGAAGGTGCCAGCGGTTTTAACGTCCGCGGGGGCGCTGCTGATCAAAATTTAATTTTGTTGGACGAAGCCACACTTTATAATTCTTCGCATTTGTTCGGTTTCTTTTCGGTCTTCAATCCCGATGCCATAAAAGATTTGACGCTTTACAAAGGCGGGATTCCGGCCCGTTATGGCGGAAGAATTTCTTCAGTTTTAGATATTTACCAAAAAGACGGAAACAAACGCGAATATCACGCCAGCGGCGGCATTGGCTTGGTGGCGAGCAGATTGCTTTTGGAAGGCCCCATAAAAAAGGACGAAGCATCGTTTTTGATTGGAGGAAGAAGTAGTTATGCGCACTTGTTTTTGCCTCTTTTCGACAATGATAATGTAGCATACTTTTATGATTTGAATGCCAAGCTTAGTTATAACCTAAACGATAATAATCGCCTTTATTTGTCCGGTTATTTCGGAAGGGATGTTTTTGAAATCTCTGATAGCTTCGCGAATAGCTTCGGAAATACAACGCTAAATCTTCGTTGGAACCATCTTTTTTCAGATAAATTATTTTCGAATCTATCTTTGATTTATTCAGATTATTATTACGGTTTGGAACTAAAATTTGTAGAGTTTGACTTTGACAGCGGCATTCGAAATTTCAATTTGAAATATGACTTCACACATTACATTTCAAACAACGTGGATTTGCGCTACGGAATCAACAGTATTTATTACAAATTCAATCCAGGTGATGTAACGCCAACTACGGAAGATTCTGGAATCAACCCTTTTAAACTTACCGATAAATACGCTTGGGAAAACGCAGCTTACGTTGATGCTGAAATAGATCTTTCAGATAAAATTTCGGTACAGGCTGGGCTTCGATTATCTACTTTCAACCGTTTGGGGCAAGACGAACTGTTTTTATACGAAAACGACAACCCGATAATTTACAATCCAGATTTAGATATCTATCAAAAGGCGAAACCAATTGATACAGTTTCTTTTAGCAGAAGTGAAACCATAAAATCTTTTGCCAATTTGGAACCGCGCTTTGCAATTTCCTATTTGCTGAATGACGACTCTTCCATAAAAGCGAGCTATAATAGGATGACCCAATATATCCATTTAATCAGCAATACCACTTCGCCAACCCCTTTTGATATTTATGCGCCGAGCGGAAAATATATTGAACCACAGTTGGCAGATCAAGTAGCCTTGGGTTATTTCAGAAATTTCAAAAATTATTCCCTCGAAGTGGAAACTTTTTACAAAAAAGTAAAAAACCGTTTGGATTATGTGGACGATGCCGATTTAATTGCCAACAACGCAGTAGAACAAATTCTTTTGAATGGGGAAGCAAGAGCCTACGGATTGGAGATGCTTTTCAAAAAAAACCCTGGAAAATTACAAGGTTGGTTAGCGTATACCCTTTCAAAAAGTGAGCAACGAACACCCGGAAGAAACCCAGCTGAAAGTGGAATAAACAATGGAGATTGGTATAATTCGCCTTGGGACAAAACGCACGATATTTCAGTAACTGGACAATATCAGCTCACAACCAAATGGTCTTTTGGAGCAAATTTTATCTTCCAAACAGGAATACCAACAACCTATCCGGAAGGACAATATGAATACAACGGTGTGGTTGTTCCCGTTTACGAAGCCCGAAACAACAGTCGTCTTCCAGCGTTCCACCGTATGGACCTTTCCGCAACTTGGACTCCTAAGCCTGAAAGTACAAAACGTTGGAAAGGCGAATGGGTTTTTAGCATTTACAATGTGTATAATCGTAAAAACGCCGCTTCGGTCTCCTTTCGTGAAAACACTGACACAGGTAAAAATGAAGCCGTTCGGCTTTCCATTTTTGGGATAATCCCTTCGGTAACCTATAATTTTAAATTTTAA
- a CDS encoding DUF6095 family protein, which translates to MGKEHTDFDLLKKGLKFMAFALPLLFLSPYLLTLSFLNKETFMFFVFLFFGIIAGAAAIFLCFKGINTILKSIF; encoded by the coding sequence ATGGGTAAAGAACACACAGATTTTGATTTGTTAAAAAAAGGCCTAAAATTCATGGCCTTTGCTTTGCCATTGCTTTTTTTAAGTCCTTATTTATTAACCTTATCTTTTCTCAACAAAGAAACATTTATGTTCTTCGTATTTCTTTTCTTTGGAATTATAGCTGGTGCAGCAGCAATTTTTCTGTGTTTTAAAGGAATAAATACGATTCTGAAATCAATATTTTAG
- a CDS encoding OmpA family protein, protein MSCFKFLLFIILFASQGFLFAQKRTGKLYRIDRYESIYLPLGKISFADKLIEYKVGTPPPIQKYRDSVQCLHEPNYKNYQTPNFTSLGCGGSLTVEFTDNGFMNLPGDDLYLFEVGPSKEPAKVEISQNGKDWIYAGKIAGGKSSIDLNKEGIDTETVFYFLKITDLKDLCKSKSAGADLDAIGAINSVIKLTINADVLFDVAKYDLKENAKQSLDSLAESIRQVDKATILVEGHTDSDGDEVSNMTLSENRCISVKNRLIEIFGEDSLYEFEIKPYGESKPRFPNDTEENKQQNRRVEITVLPPKDYYESLKKI, encoded by the coding sequence ATGTCTTGTTTCAAATTTCTTCTTTTCATTATTCTATTTGCTTCCCAAGGGTTTCTTTTTGCTCAAAAAAGAACAGGAAAACTTTACAGAATTGACAGATACGAATCTATTTATCTTCCTTTGGGAAAGATTTCATTTGCAGATAAACTTATTGAATATAAAGTTGGAACTCCCCCACCAATTCAAAAATATCGCGACAGCGTGCAATGTCTACACGAACCAAATTATAAAAATTACCAAACTCCAAATTTTACATCGCTGGGCTGCGGCGGCAGTTTGACTGTGGAATTCACGGACAATGGCTTTATGAACCTGCCGGGCGACGATCTTTATCTTTTTGAAGTTGGCCCTTCAAAAGAACCTGCTAAAGTTGAAATCTCCCAAAATGGAAAAGATTGGATTTATGCGGGAAAAATTGCCGGTGGAAAATCATCCATAGATTTAAATAAAGAAGGAATTGATACCGAAACCGTTTTCTATTTTCTTAAGATTACCGATTTAAAAGACCTTTGCAAAAGCAAAAGTGCAGGGGCCGATTTGGATGCGATTGGCGCTATAAATAGCGTAATTAAACTTACCATTAATGCAGATGTTTTGTTTGATGTTGCCAAATATGACTTAAAGGAAAACGCCAAACAAAGTCTCGATTCTCTGGCTGAATCTATTCGGCAAGTAGATAAGGCAACCATTTTGGTGGAAGGCCATACAGATAGTGATGGTGATGAAGTTTCAAACATGACGCTTTCTGAAAATAGGTGTATTTCAGTAAAAAATAGATTGATTGAAATTTTTGGGGAAGACTCGTTATATGAATTCGAGATAAAACCGTATGGCGAAAGCAAACCTCGTTTTCCGAACGATACTGAAGAAAACAAACAACAAAATAGAAGGGTGGAAATTACAGTTTTACCGCCGAAGGATTACTACGAAAGTTTAAAAAAGATTTAG
- the thrS gene encoding threonine--tRNA ligase yields MIAITLPDGSVKHFDAGVTPMDVAKNISEGLARNVISASFNDETVEATTPLTEDGNLVLYTWNNEEGKKAFWHSSAHILAQALEQLYPGIKLTIGPAIENGFYYDVDFGDKTISEKDLKEIENKMLEIARGKFEFSMRESSKADALDYYKKQGNEYKVELIENLEDGTITFCDHDTFTDLCRGGHIPNTGIVKAVKLMSIAGAYWRGDENNKQLTRIYGISFPKQKDLTEYLELLEEAKKRDHRKLGKELELFTFSQKVGQGLPLWMPKGAALRERLENFLKKAQKKAGYEMVVTPHIGQKELYVTSGHYAKYGADSFQPIKTPNEGEEFLLKPMNCPHHCEIYNSKPWSYKDLPKRFAEFGTVYRYEQSGELHGLTRVRGFTQDDAHIFCTPDQLDDEFKKVIDLVLYVFGSLGFENFYTQVSLRDPEKPEKYIGSLENWEKAEKAIVNAAEAKGLDYKVEYGEAAFYGPKLDFMVKDALGRSWQLGTIQVDYNLPERFELEYKGSDNETHRPVMIHRAPFGSMERFVAILLEHTGGNFPLWLMPEQVSILSLSEKYEKYSQKVLNLLENDEIRALVDNRNETIGKKIREAEMNKIPYMLIVGEQEEKDGTVSVRKHGEGDLGTMTPKAFSELIQQAIKEESKEFNV; encoded by the coding sequence ATGATAGCCATTACCTTACCAGACGGAAGTGTAAAGCATTTTGATGCAGGGGTTACGCCTATGGACGTGGCCAAAAATATAAGCGAAGGATTAGCTCGCAATGTAATTTCGGCTTCCTTTAATGACGAAACTGTGGAAGCTACCACTCCATTGACGGAGGACGGGAACCTTGTGCTATACACTTGGAACAACGAGGAAGGGAAAAAGGCTTTTTGGCATTCTTCCGCACACATTCTTGCTCAAGCTCTGGAGCAATTGTACCCTGGCATAAAATTGACAATCGGTCCTGCGATCGAAAACGGTTTTTATTACGATGTTGATTTTGGGGACAAAACTATTTCTGAAAAGGATTTAAAGGAGATTGAAAATAAAATGCTGGAGATTGCCCGCGGAAAGTTTGAGTTTTCCATGCGCGAATCTTCGAAAGCAGATGCCTTGGATTATTACAAAAAGCAGGGCAATGAATATAAAGTTGAACTGATTGAAAATTTAGAGGACGGAACCATTACTTTCTGCGACCACGACACCTTTACCGATTTGTGCCGCGGTGGGCATATTCCAAACACCGGAATTGTAAAAGCCGTAAAATTAATGAGCATTGCCGGAGCCTATTGGCGCGGCGATGAAAACAACAAGCAACTTACCCGTATCTATGGCATCAGTTTTCCAAAACAGAAAGATCTAACAGAATATCTGGAATTGCTGGAAGAAGCAAAAAAGCGTGACCACAGAAAGCTTGGAAAGGAATTAGAGCTTTTTACATTTTCGCAAAAAGTTGGGCAAGGTCTTCCGTTGTGGATGCCAAAAGGTGCTGCCCTGCGCGAAAGACTTGAGAATTTTTTAAAGAAAGCACAGAAAAAAGCAGGGTATGAAATGGTGGTGACGCCGCATATTGGCCAAAAGGAATTATATGTTACTTCCGGTCATTATGCAAAATACGGAGCAGACAGCTTCCAACCGATCAAAACGCCAAATGAAGGTGAAGAGTTTTTATTGAAACCAATGAACTGCCCACATCATTGCGAAATATACAACAGCAAACCGTGGTCATATAAAGACTTACCAAAACGTTTTGCTGAATTTGGCACCGTATATCGCTACGAACAAAGCGGTGAACTGCACGGATTAACGCGTGTTCGCGGTTTTACCCAAGATGACGCCCATATTTTCTGTACTCCAGACCAATTGGATGATGAATTCAAAAAAGTGATTGACTTGGTTTTGTACGTTTTTGGTTCATTAGGTTTCGAAAACTTTTATACCCAAGTTTCATTGCGCGACCCGGAGAAACCTGAAAAATATATAGGAAGTCTTGAAAATTGGGAAAAAGCCGAAAAAGCAATCGTAAATGCAGCTGAAGCAAAAGGCTTGGATTATAAAGTTGAATATGGTGAAGCTGCTTTCTATGGGCCAAAACTGGATTTTATGGTCAAGGATGCATTAGGAAGAAGTTGGCAATTGGGAACAATTCAGGTAGATTACAATCTACCGGAGCGTTTTGAGTTGGAATATAAAGGCAGTGATAATGAGACTCACCGCCCTGTTATGATTCACCGTGCCCCTTTTGGCAGTATGGAACGTTTTGTAGCTATTTTACTGGAACATACGGGTGGGAATTTCCCACTTTGGTTAATGCCAGAACAGGTGAGTATATTATCATTAAGTGAAAAATATGAAAAATACTCACAAAAAGTTTTAAATTTGCTTGAAAATGACGAAATTCGCGCCCTTGTTGACAATAGGAACGAGACAATTGGCAAGAAAATTAGAGAGGCCGAAATGAACAAAATCCCTTATATGCTGATTGTTGGGGAGCAGGAAGAAAAAGATGGAACGGTTTCTGTACGTAAACACGGCGAAGGCGATTTAGGCACAATGACGCCAAAAGCCTTTTCAGAATTGATTCAACAAGCAATAAAAGAAGAATCGAAAGAATTTAATGTTTAA
- the murQ gene encoding N-acetylmuramic acid 6-phosphate etherase, protein MSFIKTTESDSKYNHLEKMSVSELLQNINNEDKTVAFSVEKSLPQIEKLTEKVVEKLKDGGRLFYIGAGTSGRLGIVDASECPPTFGVPYNLVIGLIAGGDTAIRKAVEFAEDSENQGWEDLQKENISEKDIVIGIAASGTTPYVIGALKKCNENNIFTGCITCNEGSPLANTAKFPIVVTVGPEFVTGSSRMKAGTAQKLVLNMISTTAMIQLGRVKGNKMVDMQLSNNKLVDRGVRMIMSELNVSEKQAQSLLEKHKNVRNAINNFQNG, encoded by the coding sequence ATGTCTTTTATTAAAACAACAGAATCCGATTCAAAATACAATCATTTGGAAAAAATGAGCGTTTCTGAATTGCTTCAAAACATAAACAACGAAGACAAAACCGTTGCATTTTCTGTTGAAAAATCACTTCCCCAGATTGAAAAACTTACCGAAAAAGTAGTTGAAAAATTAAAGGATGGAGGAAGGTTATTTTACATAGGCGCAGGAACGAGTGGCCGTTTGGGAATTGTTGACGCTAGCGAATGTCCTCCAACTTTTGGTGTTCCCTACAATTTAGTGATCGGTTTAATAGCAGGTGGCGACACTGCCATTCGTAAAGCCGTAGAGTTTGCTGAAGATTCCGAAAACCAAGGTTGGGAAGATCTTCAGAAAGAAAACATTTCAGAAAAAGATATTGTGATTGGCATTGCAGCTTCGGGAACAACTCCTTACGTAATTGGAGCGCTTAAGAAATGTAATGAAAACAATATTTTCACAGGTTGTATAACTTGCAATGAAGGAAGCCCTTTGGCTAATACTGCAAAATTTCCGATTGTTGTGACTGTCGGACCCGAATTTGTTACTGGCAGTTCCCGTATGAAAGCTGGTACGGCCCAAAAGCTAGTTCTTAATATGATTTCGACCACTGCGATGATTCAATTGGGAAGAGTAAAGGGAAACAAAATGGTAGATATGCAGTTAAGCAATAATAAGCTCGTGGACCGAGGTGTACGAATGATTATGAGTGAATTGAATGTTTCTGAAAAACAGGCACAATCACTTTTGGAAAAACATAAAAACGTTCGCAATGCAATAAACAATTTTCAAAATGGGTAA
- the rplT gene encoding 50S ribosomal protein L20 — protein MPRSVNSVAKRARRKKVLKQAKGYFGRRKNVWTVAKNAVDKAMLYSYRDRRAKKRNFRSLWITRINAGARQHGMSYSQFMGSLKNNGIELNRKVLADLAMNHPEAFAAIVKQVK, from the coding sequence ATGCCAAGATCAGTAAACTCAGTTGCGAAAAGAGCCCGCAGAAAAAAGGTTCTTAAACAAGCCAAAGGTTACTTTGGAAGACGTAAAAACGTATGGACGGTTGCTAAAAACGCTGTGGACAAAGCGATGCTTTATTCATACCGTGACCGCCGTGCAAAAAAGAGAAATTTCAGATCCTTATGGATTACCCGTATCAACGCGGGTGCAAGACAGCATGGAATGTCTTATTCACAATTTATGGGAAGTTTAAAAAATAACGGAATCGAACTTAACCGTAAGGTTTTGGCAGATTTGGCTATGAACCACCCAGAGGCTTTTGCCGCAATCGTAAAACAAGTAAAATAA
- the rpmI gene encoding 50S ribosomal protein L35: protein MPKQKTKSSAKKRFKLTGTGKIKRKHAFKSHILTKKSKKRKLALTHDGLVDKADEPNVKLMLRMK from the coding sequence ATGCCGAAACAAAAAACAAAATCCAGTGCCAAAAAGCGTTTTAAGCTAACGGGTACAGGTAAAATCAAAAGAAAGCATGCGTTTAAAAGCCACATCTTAACAAAGAAGAGCAAAAAACGCAAACTTGCATTGACCCATGACGGGTTGGTGGACAAGGCCGACGAGCCTAATGTTAAGCTAATGCTTCGAATGAAGTAA
- a CDS encoding asparagine synthetase B, whose translation MDAEGQKEHLKAYGITYWVLEKQQKVKWLLNYRGGSFLMPDSPEIQKECQIRGVSFEVISDSKTEQILTDISSPSKNMDAVVLEKAPKIAVYSPKGNLPWDDAVTMVLTYAEIPYTVIYDEEVLSDQLILYDWLHLHHEDFTGQYGKFYRAYRSAPWYIEEKAKAEAMAAKLGYNKVSEEKLDVAKKIRDYVIGGGFMFAMCSATDSFDIALSAEGVDICEPMFDGDPSEPGYQSKIDYNKTFAFKDFILERSPMVYEFSSIDMTEKRRIAKESDYFTLMDYSAKWDPIPTMLCQNHTALVKGFMGQTTSFDRDEIKANVLVMGENKSNGEARYIHGIKGKGFFTFYGGHDPEDYQHRVGDAKTELALHPNSPGYRLILNNVLFPAAKKKKQKT comes from the coding sequence ATGGATGCCGAGGGCCAAAAGGAACACCTAAAAGCTTATGGCATTACCTATTGGGTTTTGGAGAAGCAACAAAAAGTAAAATGGTTGCTGAATTACAGAGGCGGCTCTTTTTTGATGCCCGATTCCCCTGAAATTCAAAAGGAATGTCAGATTCGCGGGGTTTCTTTTGAAGTGATTTCGGATAGCAAAACAGAACAAATTCTTACAGATATTAGCAGTCCGTCCAAAAATATGGACGCAGTCGTTTTGGAAAAAGCTCCTAAAATTGCGGTTTATTCCCCCAAAGGAAACCTTCCATGGGATGATGCGGTTACTATGGTTTTGACATACGCCGAAATTCCATATACTGTAATTTATGACGAAGAGGTCTTAAGTGATCAATTGATTCTCTACGACTGGCTGCATTTGCACCACGAAGATTTCACTGGCCAATATGGAAAATTTTATCGCGCCTATCGTTCCGCACCTTGGTATATTGAAGAGAAGGCTAAAGCTGAAGCGATGGCCGCAAAATTGGGTTACAATAAAGTATCTGAAGAAAAACTAGACGTTGCCAAAAAAATACGTGATTATGTGATTGGTGGCGGATTTATGTTTGCCATGTGCAGCGCTACTGATAGTTTTGATATTGCGCTTTCGGCTGAAGGCGTAGATATTTGCGAACCTATGTTTGACGGCGACCCAAGTGAGCCAGGGTATCAGAGTAAAATTGATTACAATAAAACCTTTGCTTTTAAGGATTTTATTCTCGAACGCAGCCCGATGGTCTATGAGTTTTCAAGTATTGATATGACTGAAAAACGTAGAATTGCCAAAGAGAGTGATTACTTTACCTTAATGGACTATTCGGCTAAATGGGACCCTATTCCTACGATGCTGTGTCAAAACCACACTGCCTTGGTAAAGGGTTTTATGGGACAGACAACATCATTTGATCGTGATGAGATAAAGGCGAATGTTTTGGTTATGGGTGAAAACAAAAGCAATGGCGAAGCTCGCTATATTCATGGAATAAAAGGAAAAGGTTTCTTTACTTTTTACGGAGGCCATGACCCAGAAGACTATCAGCATCGAGTAGGGGACGCAAAGACTGAATTGGCACTTCACCCAAATTCGCCGGGCTACAGGCTTATTTTGAATAACGTTTTATTTCCAGCAGCTAAAAAGAAAAAGCAAAAAACCTAA